Proteins from one Chrysiogenes arsenatis DSM 11915 genomic window:
- a CDS encoding TRAP transporter permease has product MTNSEKGKGFEAAQERLKLEIDEDIELNALRDPQNMLGKAIALAAVLISVFHIYSLVFYPIDPWVFRILHVMTLSTLGFLLFPGWSSACKQKPHVIDWLMVIASIVVGVYIIQDYQAMMFRMGVMPTTLDFYMCIVGTFLVLDMARRVSGWSLVILCLVFIGYSFLGPFLPGMLYHRGYSMERFFTYIYSLDGVFSVPTDISSKYIIIFIIFSAFLTVSGVGKFFVEWAFSVSGHLRGGPAKVAVLASALMGTINGTSAGNAVATGSLTIPLMKKVGYNPRFAAATEAVASAGGQIMPPVMGAGVFIMAEMTGIKYTTIMMAGILPAILYFASTYFMVDKEASKLNLLGVPRHLLPPLGDVMRRMYMFLPIVILFGMLMMGVSVIRSGFYAIIAAFLISWVNKENRMGFGKVYKALETGAKGSIQLMGVCAAAGIIMGVIALTGIGLKFSSLLLGIAGTSEFLAMFFAMCIAIVLGMGMPTTAAYAVAASVVAPGLISMGIEPLIAHFFVFYFACVSAITPPVALASYAASAISGSDPMKTGYTSFRLGIAAYIVPFMFFYAPDLLLNGELLDKMGHTYIDVILRFATAMLGIFALSSAVQSWFFGHVVRWKQAVLFITAFALVSPDHMTDVIGLAVLIALYFTQRKKKDAPPAPAPA; this is encoded by the coding sequence ATGACGAATTCAGAAAAAGGTAAAGGATTCGAGGCCGCCCAAGAGCGACTAAAACTTGAAATCGATGAAGACATCGAGCTCAATGCGTTGCGCGATCCACAGAACATGCTGGGAAAAGCTATCGCCCTTGCGGCGGTGCTCATTTCCGTTTTTCATATTTATAGCCTTGTATTTTACCCGATTGACCCATGGGTTTTCCGTATCCTTCACGTTATGACACTTTCCACTCTTGGCTTCCTGCTTTTCCCCGGCTGGTCAAGTGCTTGTAAACAAAAACCACATGTTATCGACTGGTTAATGGTAATCGCCAGTATCGTTGTCGGGGTTTACATCATCCAAGACTATCAGGCAATGATGTTCCGCATGGGAGTTATGCCAACAACTCTTGACTTCTACATGTGTATCGTCGGCACCTTCCTTGTGCTTGATATGGCACGTCGCGTCAGCGGCTGGTCGCTGGTGATCCTTTGCCTTGTGTTTATTGGCTACTCGTTCCTTGGCCCATTCCTGCCCGGCATGCTCTACCACCGCGGCTACAGCATGGAACGCTTCTTTACCTATATCTACAGCCTAGACGGCGTATTCAGTGTCCCCACTGATATCTCCTCAAAATACATTATCATCTTCATTATTTTCAGTGCCTTCCTGACCGTCTCTGGCGTAGGGAAGTTCTTTGTAGAATGGGCGTTCTCTGTTAGTGGACACCTCCGCGGTGGTCCCGCCAAGGTTGCTGTACTGGCCAGTGCCCTTATGGGAACCATCAATGGAACCTCTGCCGGAAACGCGGTAGCGACAGGTTCACTGACCATCCCACTGATGAAAAAGGTTGGCTACAATCCGCGTTTTGCTGCTGCAACCGAAGCCGTTGCCTCTGCTGGCGGGCAAATCATGCCTCCCGTCATGGGCGCCGGGGTCTTTATTATGGCCGAAATGACGGGCATTAAGTACACCACCATCATGATGGCGGGCATTCTTCCCGCAATACTCTACTTTGCTTCTACCTACTTCATGGTTGACAAGGAAGCCAGCAAACTAAACCTCCTCGGTGTTCCGCGTCACCTGCTGCCACCGCTCGGCGATGTTATGCGGCGCATGTATATGTTCCTCCCGATCGTCATCCTTTTCGGAATGCTCATGATGGGGGTATCGGTTATCCGTTCTGGTTTCTATGCTATCATCGCAGCGTTCCTGATCAGTTGGGTGAATAAAGAAAACCGTATGGGCTTCGGTAAGGTGTATAAAGCACTTGAAACCGGTGCTAAAGGGAGTATTCAGTTGATGGGCGTGTGTGCTGCGGCCGGGATTATCATGGGTGTCATCGCCCTGACTGGTATCGGCCTCAAGTTCTCTTCATTGCTCCTCGGCATTGCTGGCACCAGTGAATTTCTCGCTATGTTCTTTGCAATGTGTATCGCCATTGTCCTTGGAATGGGGATGCCAACAACGGCCGCCTATGCCGTAGCAGCATCTGTCGTCGCTCCTGGGTTGATTAGCATGGGGATTGAGCCCTTAATCGCCCACTTCTTTGTCTTCTACTTTGCCTGCGTATCGGCCATCACGCCGCCAGTTGCCCTTGCGTCTTATGCCGCTTCGGCTATCAGTGGATCGGATCCGATGAAAACCGGCTACACCTCGTTCCGGCTTGGAATCGCCGCCTACATCGTTCCTTTTATGTTCTTCTATGCGCCAGATCTGCTCCTCAACGGCGAGCTGCTGGATAAGATGGGTCATACGTACATTGATGTTATTCTCCGCTTCGCCACCGCCATGTTGGGTATTTTTGCTCTCTCTTCAGCTGTCCAGTCATGGTTCTTCGGCCATGTCGTTCGCTGGAAACAGGCAGTGCTCTTCATTACCGCCTTTGCCTTGGTTTCGCCGGATCACATGACCGACGTCATCGGTTTAGCGGTACTGATTGCTCTCTACTTCACGCAACGCAAGAAAAAAGACGCTCCTCCAGCGCCAGCACCTGCGTAG
- a CDS encoding HD-GYP domain-containing protein — translation MHDNDRFVESTNLILSISHAIDLIDPIFLDHHQRVTFLALSIAEAMEIHPVDQQHLFIASSLHDIGSLNLASRLATLQFDYTPAGERHAETGYYMLSFFEPFQRAATIVRYHHHPWTTKTPEMPLESAILHLADRVDIMLREYPDPMRSLATIRERVLREAVRIFPRELCLTFADLAKREYFWFDALSQHTEFLLRQKAQPMSLEFSMDMMLQFSAMISRVIDFRSAFTANHSRGVAVVAEQLGERLGFSKHEQAQLRIAGHFHDLGKLAIPITILEKPEPLEAEEYNLVQSHTYHTYRILEPLRQLQTVNQWASLHHEKLDGTGYPFHLTKEQLPLGSRILSVADVFVALTEDRPYRRGMEKKDVRHMLQQMVSDDHLDRPIVAALEQEYEPINQKRVAEQNAEMDEFRHYNATRTVNM, via the coding sequence ATGCATGACAACGATCGTTTTGTTGAGAGTACGAATCTTATTCTCTCTATTTCGCACGCTATAGATTTAATCGATCCAATCTTCCTTGATCACCATCAGAGAGTAACGTTCCTTGCGCTCTCCATTGCCGAAGCAATGGAGATCCATCCGGTTGACCAACAACACCTTTTTATCGCATCATCACTGCACGATATTGGCAGTTTGAATCTTGCATCAAGGCTTGCCACCCTTCAATTTGACTATACACCAGCAGGTGAACGGCATGCCGAAACAGGCTACTACATGCTGTCGTTCTTTGAGCCGTTCCAGCGCGCAGCAACCATTGTCCGCTACCACCACCATCCATGGACGACAAAAACACCTGAAATGCCGCTTGAAAGCGCTATTCTCCATTTAGCCGACCGCGTTGACATCATGCTTCGTGAGTACCCCGACCCGATGCGATCACTCGCAACCATCCGCGAACGGGTACTACGCGAAGCAGTGCGCATATTCCCACGCGAGCTCTGCCTCACATTTGCCGATCTTGCAAAACGCGAATACTTTTGGTTTGATGCCCTTTCACAGCATACCGAATTTCTCCTGCGTCAAAAAGCACAGCCCATGAGCCTTGAATTTTCTATGGACATGATGCTGCAGTTTTCCGCTATGATTAGCCGCGTCATCGACTTCCGCAGTGCCTTTACCGCCAACCACTCACGCGGAGTCGCTGTAGTTGCCGAACAACTTGGTGAACGGCTCGGCTTTTCCAAACACGAACAAGCCCAGCTCCGCATCGCGGGGCACTTTCATGATCTCGGTAAGCTCGCTATCCCCATTACGATTCTAGAAAAACCCGAACCGCTCGAAGCAGAAGAATATAACCTTGTGCAATCACATACCTACCATACCTATCGCATCCTAGAGCCACTCCGTCAACTACAGACGGTCAACCAATGGGCCTCGCTGCATCACGAAAAACTCGACGGTACGGGCTATCCATTCCACTTAACCAAAGAACAATTACCACTCGGCTCGCGTATTCTCAGTGTGGCTGATGTCTTTGTTGCACTTACCGAAGACCGCCCCTATCGCCGTGGTATGGAGAAAAAAGACGTTCGGCACATGCTTCAACAAATGGTAAGCGATGATCATCTTGATCGACCAATTGTGGCAGCTCTCGAGCAAGAGTACGAACCCATCAACCAAAAACGCGTCGCTGAACAAAATGCCGAAATGGATGAATTTAGACACTACAACGCAACACGCACTGTCAACATGTAA
- the metX gene encoding homoserine O-acetyltransferase MetX, giving the protein MDKMVVHTRSFTLHLGEKGLFLQSGRILPAVTLAYETYGSLNEEKSNAILICHALTGNAHAAFYHHESDNKPGWWDDVIGPGKCIDTERYFVICTNIIGGCDGTTGPRSINPLTGRQYNTQFPVVTIADMVHAQRLFLSQCFGIRRLYAVVGGSLGGMQALQWGISYPNRMERIVVIGATGRISAQALAFNKVGRQAIMRDPNWKNGNYPDGAGPIDGLAIARMMGHISYLSYDSMNRKFGRDFKKTDGFYDFFGEFQVESYLNYNGYNFSKRFDANAYLYITKAMDLFDVGLERSYHEALGILNARVLIVGITSDILFPIAESEKLCHSLVKQGKDVTYYAMESDVGHDGFLVEYPKLTPIMQDFLNS; this is encoded by the coding sequence ATGGATAAAATGGTTGTTCACACCAGATCGTTCACGTTACACCTTGGCGAAAAAGGACTTTTTCTGCAATCAGGGCGGATTTTACCGGCGGTTACGCTGGCGTATGAAACCTATGGCTCGCTGAATGAAGAGAAGTCGAATGCTATCCTTATTTGTCACGCACTGACGGGGAATGCGCACGCTGCTTTTTACCATCATGAGTCAGACAATAAGCCAGGATGGTGGGATGATGTTATCGGGCCAGGGAAATGTATTGACACCGAACGCTATTTTGTTATTTGCACGAATATTATTGGCGGATGCGATGGTACGACGGGGCCACGCAGTATAAATCCTTTAACGGGACGACAGTACAATACGCAATTTCCTGTGGTAACGATTGCCGACATGGTGCATGCGCAACGGTTATTTTTGAGTCAGTGCTTTGGTATCCGCCGCCTGTATGCTGTGGTCGGTGGCTCGCTTGGCGGTATGCAGGCGCTGCAGTGGGGGATAAGTTATCCCAACCGGATGGAGCGGATCGTTGTTATTGGTGCTACAGGGCGAATTTCGGCGCAGGCGTTAGCGTTTAATAAGGTTGGTCGGCAAGCTATTATGCGTGATCCGAATTGGAAAAATGGCAATTATCCCGATGGTGCGGGGCCGATTGATGGCTTGGCCATTGCGCGGATGATGGGGCATATTTCATATTTAAGCTATGACTCGATGAACCGAAAATTCGGACGTGATTTTAAGAAAACAGATGGTTTCTACGATTTTTTCGGGGAGTTTCAGGTGGAATCGTACCTGAATTACAACGGGTACAATTTTTCTAAACGGTTTGATGCGAATGCCTATCTCTATATTACCAAAGCGATGGATCTGTTTGATGTCGGCCTGGAGCGCTCGTACCACGAAGCATTAGGGATACTCAACGCGCGTGTATTGATTGTTGGTATTACCAGCGATATCTTGTTCCCGATTGCAGAAAGCGAAAAATTGTGCCATTCGCTGGTGAAGCAGGGAAAAGATGTGACCTATTATGCTATGGAATCAGATGTCGGGCACGATGGCTTTTTGGTGGAGTACCCCAAACTAACGCCAATTATGCAGGATTTTCTAAATAGTTAA
- a CDS encoding TAXI family TRAP transporter solute-binding subunit gives MGMKKFFKTAVVAVGVVALAASMAWSNPAKKNWPRTLVIGSASIGGTYYVYGSGWAQIIEKVTGIPTSVEVTGGPNHNMMLTNKGDLDLGMVTMGPAFEAWNGLENWTNGVKHREVRAIFPMYNTYSQWWATVDSGIKTLADLEGKRVGVGPQGGTAGTFHPRILSLLGIKATVRHAGISDLVGQHMDGQLEANSFAAGLPVGAVLEMSNQRKIVMFGVDGAAREKVVKEYPYFAPATIPASAYDFLQNDVETIGIWNMAIASKKLPDDLVYEIVKGVFENHGQLVNAHSAAKETEAEAVTKNTWMWMHPGAIRYYEEKGIALHPDVYPPEYKKQ, from the coding sequence ATGGGAATGAAGAAGTTTTTTAAGACAGCGGTTGTTGCTGTCGGTGTTGTGGCTCTTGCCGCATCAATGGCATGGAGTAATCCAGCAAAGAAGAACTGGCCACGCACATTGGTTATCGGTTCAGCATCAATTGGTGGAACCTACTACGTGTATGGCAGTGGTTGGGCGCAGATCATCGAAAAAGTTACTGGCATCCCTACAAGTGTAGAAGTTACCGGCGGTCCAAACCACAACATGATGCTTACCAACAAGGGCGATCTCGACCTTGGCATGGTCACCATGGGACCAGCCTTTGAAGCATGGAATGGTCTTGAAAACTGGACGAACGGCGTGAAGCACCGCGAAGTTCGCGCTATCTTCCCAATGTACAACACCTATTCGCAGTGGTGGGCAACGGTTGATTCTGGAATCAAAACCCTTGCTGACCTCGAAGGGAAGCGCGTTGGCGTTGGACCACAGGGCGGCACTGCCGGCACCTTCCACCCACGCATTCTGAGCCTGCTTGGCATTAAAGCAACCGTACGTCACGCTGGCATCAGCGACCTTGTTGGACAACACATGGACGGGCAGCTTGAAGCCAACAGCTTTGCAGCAGGCCTTCCGGTTGGCGCCGTACTCGAAATGTCCAACCAGCGCAAGATCGTCATGTTCGGTGTTGATGGCGCAGCCCGCGAAAAAGTCGTAAAAGAGTACCCTTACTTTGCTCCAGCAACCATTCCGGCTTCTGCGTATGACTTCTTGCAGAACGATGTAGAAACTATCGGCATCTGGAATATGGCTATTGCCAGCAAAAAGCTCCCTGATGACCTCGTGTATGAAATCGTAAAAGGTGTTTTTGAGAACCATGGACAACTCGTAAATGCACACTCTGCTGCCAAGGAAACTGAAGCAGAAGCCGTGACGAAAAACACATGGATGTGGATGCACCCTGGTGCCATCCGCTACTATGAAGAAAAAGGTATTGCACTTCACCCAGACGTGTACCCACCTGAGTACAAAAAACAGTAA
- a CDS encoding Rne/Rng family ribonuclease — translation MSRKIIINRKEYETRVAYLENDELVELFIERKQESSLVGNIYKGVVTKVLPGMQAAFVDIGLEKAAFLYVADIEGANDDFSHLIDGVNRDPEHSSTVELPCIDELVKVGDQLLVQISKEPISTKGARITTYVTLPGRHLVLMPTINHVGISRRIEREHERERLRTILEAMRPAGVGMIARTVAENKNADDLRADLDFLSGLWKTITQKNGGSVKAPALLYQDLDLTFKTMRDLFTREVDSLIVDDEGEYNRAREFAARLLPHLHDRIEHYRGKEPIFDAFNIEVEVAKIYSRKVWLKSGGYIVIDQGEALTAVDVNTGRYVGKKNLEDTLLQTNLEAAKEIAYQLRLRNIGGIIIIDFIDMEDEENRQRVVQALEHSLKIDRAKTNVLPFSELGLVEMTRKRVRDSLGRILCEPCHYCEGKGFIKSPHTVCYEIFREIRRISGVYRGKKLYVEAYSDIADILFSEAADYVETLENDCDVKLVIKSNNHFHQEHYEIVPL, via the coding sequence ATGTCACGAAAAATCATTATTAACCGCAAAGAGTATGAAACACGCGTTGCGTACCTTGAAAACGATGAACTGGTCGAACTTTTCATCGAGCGCAAACAAGAAAGCTCTCTCGTCGGGAATATCTATAAAGGTGTTGTCACCAAGGTGCTACCGGGAATGCAGGCCGCTTTTGTTGATATCGGGCTTGAAAAAGCCGCCTTCCTGTATGTTGCCGATATCGAAGGCGCGAATGACGACTTTTCCCATCTGATCGACGGAGTCAACCGCGACCCAGAACACAGCAGCACGGTCGAACTCCCGTGCATCGACGAGCTCGTCAAAGTGGGCGATCAGCTCTTAGTACAAATATCAAAAGAACCCATCTCCACCAAAGGGGCGCGCATTACCACCTATGTTACGCTCCCTGGACGCCATTTAGTACTCATGCCCACCATCAATCATGTCGGCATTTCACGACGCATTGAGCGTGAACACGAACGCGAACGACTCCGTACGATCTTAGAAGCCATGCGCCCAGCGGGCGTGGGGATGATCGCACGTACGGTTGCAGAAAATAAAAACGCTGACGATCTACGCGCCGATCTTGACTTTCTGAGCGGTCTCTGGAAAACCATTACACAAAAAAATGGCGGTTCGGTGAAAGCGCCCGCGTTGCTGTATCAGGATCTTGACCTCACCTTTAAAACGATGCGCGACTTATTTACGCGCGAAGTCGATAGCCTGATTGTCGATGATGAAGGGGAATACAACCGCGCACGAGAATTTGCCGCCCGCCTCTTGCCTCACCTTCACGACCGCATTGAACACTATCGCGGCAAAGAACCTATTTTTGATGCGTTCAACATTGAAGTGGAAGTCGCAAAAATCTACAGCCGCAAAGTCTGGTTGAAGTCAGGTGGCTATATCGTCATCGATCAAGGCGAAGCACTTACAGCGGTTGATGTCAATACCGGTCGCTATGTCGGCAAGAAAAACCTTGAAGATACCCTGTTACAGACCAACCTTGAAGCGGCTAAAGAAATCGCCTATCAATTACGACTGCGCAATATCGGCGGCATCATTATCATCGACTTCATCGACATGGAAGACGAAGAAAACCGTCAGCGAGTGGTGCAAGCGCTCGAGCATTCCCTTAAAATCGACCGCGCGAAAACAAATGTCTTACCATTTAGCGAGCTGGGACTGGTAGAAATGACCCGCAAGCGGGTGCGTGACAGTCTAGGACGAATTTTGTGCGAACCATGCCACTATTGCGAAGGGAAAGGCTTTATTAAATCGCCCCATACCGTCTGCTATGAGATTTTCCGCGAAATCCGCCGTATCAGCGGAGTGTATCGCGGCAAAAAACTCTATGTCGAAGCGTACTCCGACATCGCTGATATCCTGTTTTCCGAGGCCGCCGACTACGTCGAAACGTTGGAAAATGACTGCGATGTTAAATTAGTCATTAAATCAAACAATCACTTCCACCAAGAGCATTACGAAATAGTGCCGCTGTAA
- a CDS encoding sulfite exporter TauE/SafE family protein, whose amino-acid sequence MINLDFVSLFTIALVGGFGHCVGMCGGIVIAYSGAKIDESSGKLRQIPAHLAYGFGRVSTYALIGALFGALGSVLAFTNTARGILLMLAGVTMIAAGFSLAGKIPFLQKLEHSLSHTTWYRAWITELIHGKSLGSFFALGMANGLLPCGFVYFFAITAAATAHPIWGALVMITFGIATIPPLLLLGTFVGLIKQTRLRTWMMRVAMMLVIIYGIFTISKGYQFLVGEHQPQHGVAHESCN is encoded by the coding sequence ATGATAAACCTTGACTTTGTCTCACTCTTCACTATCGCCCTTGTGGGCGGCTTCGGACATTGCGTAGGAATGTGCGGCGGAATTGTTATCGCGTACAGCGGTGCTAAAATCGATGAAAGCTCAGGAAAACTCCGGCAAATACCCGCACACCTCGCCTACGGGTTCGGGCGTGTCAGCACTTACGCACTGATCGGCGCCCTCTTTGGCGCACTCGGCAGTGTACTAGCGTTTACGAATACCGCACGCGGAATACTGCTCATGCTCGCTGGCGTTACCATGATTGCAGCCGGATTTAGCCTTGCCGGAAAAATCCCTTTCTTGCAAAAGCTCGAACATTCATTGTCACATACCACGTGGTATCGCGCATGGATTACTGAACTTATCCATGGCAAAAGCTTGGGTAGTTTTTTTGCGTTAGGCATGGCGAATGGGTTGCTGCCATGTGGTTTTGTCTACTTTTTTGCCATTACAGCAGCGGCGACCGCTCACCCAATCTGGGGAGCGCTGGTGATGATCACCTTTGGAATTGCCACCATTCCGCCGCTCTTACTACTTGGCACTTTTGTCGGGCTTATCAAACAAACACGCTTGCGCACATGGATGATGCGCGTCGCCATGATGCTAGTCATTATCTACGGAATATTTACGATTTCGAAAGGGTATCAATTCCTTGTCGGTGAGCACCAACCCCAACACGGAGTGGCGCACGAAAGTTGCAATTAG
- a CDS encoding YajQ family cyclic di-GMP-binding protein yields the protein MPSFDVVSQLDLQELDNAINITQKGLATRYDFRGSKTEITFDKKGKKITLLTEDDMKMTAIRDMMISSLIKRKIEPKCLEFGEIQAASGGMIRKVVTLREGIDKESAKKIVKIIKDANLKVQAAIMDDQVRVTGKKIDDLQEVIALLRTTDLPVALQFINMKS from the coding sequence ATGCCATCATTCGACGTCGTCAGTCAACTTGACCTTCAGGAACTTGACAATGCTATTAACATTACGCAAAAAGGGCTTGCCACCCGCTACGACTTTCGAGGTTCAAAAACAGAGATCACATTTGATAAAAAAGGAAAAAAAATCACGCTGCTGACCGAGGACGACATGAAAATGACCGCCATTCGTGACATGATGATCAGCAGCCTAATTAAGCGGAAAATCGAACCCAAATGTCTGGAGTTCGGGGAAATTCAAGCCGCTTCTGGCGGGATGATTCGTAAAGTTGTTACCCTGCGAGAGGGGATTGACAAAGAATCCGCCAAAAAAATCGTCAAGATCATCAAAGATGCAAACCTGAAAGTCCAAGCCGCCATCATGGACGACCAAGTGCGCGTAACTGGGAAAAAAATTGATGATCTGCAAGAAGTTATTGCCCTTTTGCGCACCACTGACTTACCTGTTGCGCTGCAATTTATCAACATGAAGAGCTAA
- a CDS encoding sulfite exporter TauE/SafE family protein, with translation MDFFSPEIFLWTLAIVGVAALIHGALGIGFPMVGTPLIALLTDVQTAILVTLIPNIAINIISIRNGGNWRSNVSRHWLLPLTMVIGSALGTLLLVHYNSNTFRLILAGALFFYLFTVFFPGRISWSFIRKFPRSSMVGFGLFGGTLGGAVNVSGPIILLYLLESGLTTVAMIQVLNLSFLAGKLIQTITFGALGKLSFDLLTISAPLLLVAIGGVTYGQKVRSRFSATVYRKALYCLLGIVACMLLGQFIISN, from the coding sequence ATGGACTTTTTCTCACCCGAAATCTTTCTTTGGACGCTGGCAATTGTCGGTGTCGCGGCACTCATACACGGGGCACTCGGCATCGGCTTTCCCATGGTTGGAACGCCACTGATTGCGCTGCTTACCGATGTCCAGACTGCCATCCTCGTGACACTAATCCCCAATATTGCTATCAATATTATCAGCATCCGCAATGGCGGCAACTGGCGAAGCAATGTTTCGCGACACTGGCTCCTCCCGCTCACCATGGTTATCGGCAGCGCCCTAGGCACCCTGCTCCTCGTACACTACAACTCGAACACCTTCCGCCTCATTTTGGCTGGTGCCCTTTTCTTCTACCTTTTCACGGTGTTTTTTCCCGGTCGCATCTCATGGTCGTTTATCAGGAAATTTCCCCGCAGTAGCATGGTAGGGTTTGGGCTCTTTGGCGGAACACTGGGCGGCGCCGTGAATGTGAGCGGACCAATTATCCTACTCTATCTTTTAGAAAGTGGTTTGACCACTGTTGCAATGATCCAAGTGCTGAACCTCAGCTTCCTAGCGGGCAAACTCATTCAAACCATAACATTCGGTGCACTGGGAAAGCTGAGCTTTGATCTGCTGACTATTTCCGCACCACTCTTGCTCGTTGCTATCGGTGGAGTGACCTACGGACAAAAAGTGCGGAGCCGTTTTTCTGCCACTGTTTATAGAAAAGCACTCTACTGCCTACTCGGCATTGTGGCCTGCATGCTACTCGGTCAATTCATTATTTCAAACTGA